In one window of Camelina sativa cultivar DH55 chromosome 15, Cs, whole genome shotgun sequence DNA:
- the LOC104746092 gene encoding uncharacterized protein LOC104746092 has protein sequence MNPEQNPRECVVCGEAEPSFIHTVSKTGVLRRLCTDCLLKEHRELFCPVCFKVFDNAALPPTRITCLNCPLSTHRSCSPKPPSSSAAASSSSSAPPPASSFTCPPCSDPNFTFFPKSRVNGDDVPVPVPETPLSKVSSMALVAAAKISVAIMKDTVVQLKDEAFKKIVTAQAAKLKAKAALENLQDLVIRQKAQQNLTPSKRKPDDC, from the coding sequence ATGAATCCAGAACAGAATCCTCGCGAATGCGTAGTATGCGGTGAAGCAGAGCCGTCGTTCATCCACACCGTCAGCAAAACCGGCGTTCTCCGACGACTCTGCACCGATTGTTTGCTCAAGGAACATCGTGAACTCTTTTGCCCAGTTTGTTTCAAGGTCTTCGACAACGCCGCCCTTCCTCCTACTCGTATCACCTGCCTCAATTGCCCTTTAAGCACCCACCGTTCTTGCTCACCTAAGCCGCCGTCTTCCTCCGCCGcagcatcttcttcctcctccgctccacCACCAGCTTCTTCTTTCACATGCCCGCCGTGTTCTGACCCCAATTTCACCTTCTTCCCCAAATCTCGTGTCAATGGCGACGACGTCCCTGTCCCTGTCCCTGAAACGCCTCTCAGTAAGGTTTCGTCCATGGCTCTTGTCGCAGCTGCCAAGATCTCGGTGGCTATTATGAAAGACACGGTGGTTCAGTTAAAGGATGAAGCTTTTAAGAAGATCGTAACAGCTCAAGCGGCCAAGCTGAAAGCTAAAGCTGCATTGGAGAATCTTCAGGATCTTGTTATTAGACAAAAGGCTCAACAGAACTTGACCCCTAGCAAGAGAAAGCCCGATGACTGCTGA
- the LOC104748267 gene encoding uncharacterized protein LOC104748267: MAPLGSIGVVDPGWEHGVAQDERKKKVKCNYCGKVVSGGIYRLKQHLARVSGEVTYCDKSPEEVCLRMKEFLERSRSARKSCYSFQQSNNDDEVENDGERRCWSKRSKGKLGLSDGSSLLRSSGYIDPGWEHGVAQDERKKKVKCNYCNKIVSGGINRFKQHLARIPGEVAPCKTAPEEVYVKIKENMKWHRAGKRQNRPDDEMGALNFRTVSQDPEQEEEEGEEHHDVYPINQDRLMLGNGRFSKDKRKSFDSMNTRSVSEARPRRQRVIPFQSPSSSKQRKIYSSCSNRVVSRKDVTSSISKFFHHVGVPTEAASSLYFQKMIELIGLYGEGFVVPSSHLFSGRLLQEEISTIKSYLREYRSSWVVTGCSIMADTWTNTEGKTMISFLVSCPRESNNDDEVENDGERRCWSKRSKGKLGLSDGSSLLRSSGYIDPGWEHGVAQDERKKKVKCNYCNKIVSGGINRFKQHLARIPGEVAPCKTAPEEVYVKIKENMKWHRAGKRQNRPDDEMGALNFRTVSQDPEQEEEEGEEHHDVYPINQDRLMLGNGRFSKDKRKSFDSMNTRSVSEARPRRQRVIPFQSPSSSKQRKIYSSCSNRVVSRKDVTSSISKFFHHVGVPTEAASSLYFQKMIELIGLYGEGFVVPSSHLFSGRLLQEEISTIKSYLREYRSSWVVTGCSIMADTWTNTEGKTMISFLVSCPRGVYFHSSIDASHIMEDALTLFKCLDKLVDDIGEENVVQVITQNTAIWRSAGKLLEEKRKNLYWTPCAMHCTELIFEDISKLEFVSDCLEKAQRITRFIYSQTWLLNLMKNKFTQGLDLLRPAVMRYASGFATLQSLMDHKAGLRRLFQSSGWILSQTAANSEEGRKVEMMVSSAAFWKKVQYVLSSVDPVMQVIRMMDDDGERLSLPYAYGYMYCAKLAIKSIHSDDARKYGPFWRVIDYHWNPLFHHPLYVAAYFFNPAYRYRPDFMAHSEVVRGVNECIVRLEPDNARRITALMQIPDYTSAKANFGTDIAIGTRTELDPAAWWQQHGISCLELQRVAVRILSHTCSSVGCEPKWSLYDQVNSQCQSHFGKKSTKDLAYVHYNLRLREKQLKQRLQHEDGPPASLNYALLDRLLPDWLVTSENDEEETLQGEEGRENDDHDDDDEEEAEEENCYMDSGNVDGHGEDNLDLYDDDLSEDDY, translated from the exons ATGGCTCCACTTGGATCAATTGGAGTGGTTGACCCTGGATGGGAGCACGGTGTTGCACAAGACGAACGTAAGAAGAAGGTTAAATGCAATTACTGTGGGAAGGTAGTGAGCGGAGGAATTTACAGATTGAAGCAACACTTGGCTCGGGTATCAGGAGAAGTGACTTATTGTGATAAGTCTCCAGAGGAAGTATGTTTGAGGATGAAGGAGTTTCTTGAACGGAGTCGTTCCGCCAGAAAGTCTTGTTACAGTTTCCAACAATCTAACAATGATGATGAAGTGGAAAATGATGGGGAGCGGCGTTGTTGGTCTAAAAGAAGTAAAGGAAAGCTAGGGTTGAGTGATGGGAGTAGTCTTCTTCGGTCTTCAGGTTATATTGATCCTGGATGGGAACATGGTGTTGCTCAGGACGAGAGGAAAAAGAAAGTGAAGTGTAATTATTGTAACAAGATTGTGAGTGGTGGTATTAACCGTTTTAAACAGCATCTTGCGAGAATACCTGGAGAGGTTGCGCCGTGTAAAACTGCTCCTGAGGAGGTTTATGTTAAGATTAAGGAGAATATGAAATGGCATCGAGCTGGGAAGAGACAGAACAGACCTGATGATGAAATGGGAGCGTTAAATTTCAGAACTGTCTCTCAGGATCctgagcaagaagaagaagaaggagaagaacatCATGACGTCTATCCAATTAACCAAGATAGGTTGATGCTGGGAAATGGAAGGTTTAgtaaagacaaaagaaagagcTTTGATTCAATGAACACTAGATCTGTCTCTGAAGCAAGACCAAGAAGGCAAAGGGTTATCCCGTTTCAGTCACCTTCTTCGAGCAAGCAGAGAAAAATATACTCTAGCTGTTCAAACAGAGTTGTATCACGAAAAGACGTCACATCCTCCATTTCCAAATTCTTCCACCATGTTGGAGTTCCCACAGAAGCAGCAAGTTCTCTCTACTTTCAAAAGATGATTGAATTGATTGGTCTGTACGGAGAGGGTTTTGTTGTGCCTTCGAGTCATCTGTTTTCTGGTAGGCTTTTACAGGAAGAGATTTCAACTATCAAAAGCTACTTGAGGGAGTACAGATCTTCTTGGGTGGTTACAGGTTGTTCTATAATGGCAGATACTTGGACCAACACAGAGGGCAAGACAATGATCAGTTTCTTGGTCTCTTGCCCTCGCG AATCTAACAATGATGATGAAGTGGAAAATGATGGGGAGCGGCGTTGTTGGTCTAAAAGAAGTAAAGGAAAGCTAGGGTTGAGTGATGGGAGTAGTCTTCTTCGGTCTTCAGGTTATATTGATCCTGGATGGGAACATGGTGTTGCTCAGGACGAGAGGAAAAAGAAAGTGAAGTGTAATTATTGTAACAAGATTGTGAGTGGTGGTATTAACCGTTTTAAACAGCATCTTGCGAGAATACCTGGAGAGGTTGCGCCGTGTAAAACTGCTCCTGAGGAGGTTTATGTTAAGATTAAGGAGAATATGAAATGGCATCGAGCTGGGAAGAGACAGAACAGACCTGATGATGAAATGGGAGCGTTAAATTTCAGAACTGTCTCTCAGGATCctgagcaagaagaagaagaaggagaagaacatCATGACGTCTATCCAATTAACCAAGATAGGTTGATGCTGGGAAATGGAAGGTTTAgtaaagacaaaagaaagagcTTTGATTCAATGAACACTAGATCTGTCTCTGAAGCAAGACCAAGAAGGCAAAGGGTTATCCCGTTTCAGTCACCTTCTTCGAGCAAGCAGAGAAAAATATACTCTAGCTGTTCAAACAGAGTTGTATCACGAAAAGACGTCACATCCTCCATTTCCAAATTCTTCCACCATGTTGGAGTTCCCACAGAAGCAGCAAGTTCTCTCTACTTTCAAAAGATGATTGAATTGATTGGTCTGTACGGAGAGGGTTTTGTTGTGCCTTCGAGTCATCTGTTTTCTGGTAGGCTTTTACAGGAAGAGATTTCAACTATCAAAAGCTACTTGAGGGAGTACAGATCTTCTTGGGTGGTTACAGGTTGTTCTATAATGGCAGATACTTGGACCAACACAGAGGGCAAGACAATGATCAGTTTCTTGGTCTCTTGCCCTCGCGGAGTCTACTTCCACTCCTCGATTGATGCCAGTCATATAATGGAAGATGCCTTAACCCTTTTCAAGTGTCTAGACAAACTAGTTGACGACATTGGCGAGGAAAATGTGGTTCAGGTTATTACACAGAACACTGCTATCTGGAGAAGTGCCGGAAAATTActtgaagaaaagagaaagaatttGTATTGGACTCCTTGTGCAATGCATTGCACAGAACTGATTTTTGAAGACATCTCAAAGCTTGAGTTTGTCTCCGACTGTTTAGAGAAAGCACAAAGAATCACAAGATTTATTTACAGTCAGACATGGCTACTTAATCTTATGAAGAACAAATTCACACAGGGACTAGATCTTCTTAGACCAGCAGTCATGCGCTACGCTTCCGGTTTCGCCACTCTTCAAAGCCTAATGGACCACAAGGCCGGTCTCAGACGTCTGTTTCAATCCAGCGGCTGGATTTTGTCACAGACCGCTGCCAATTCTGAAGAGGGAAGAAAAGTGGAAATGATGGTGTCTAGTGCTGCGTTTTGGAAGAAGGTTCAGTATGTTTTGAGCTCGGTTGATCCAGTGATGCAGGTGATACGCATGATGGATGATGATGGCGAGAGACTATCTTTGCCATATGCTTACGGTTACATGTACTGTGCAAAACTGGCGATAAAGTCTATTCATAGCGATGATGCTAGGAAATACGGACCGTTCTGGCGTGTGATAGATTACCATTGGAACCCATTGTTTCATCATCCTCTCTATGTGGCTGCATATTTCTTCAACCCGGCATATAGATATCGTCCTGATTTTATGGCG CATTCTGAGGTTGTGCGTGGAGTGAACGAATGTATTGTTAGGCTTGAGCCTGATAATGCGCGTAGGATCACAGCATTGATGCAG ATTCCGGATTACACTTCTGCAAAAGCCAATTTTGGAACGGATATAGCCATTGGCACAAGAACAGAACTTGACCCTGCTGCGTGGTGGCAACAGCATGGGATAAGCTGTTTGGAACTCCAGCGAGTAGCTGTTCGAATACTGAGCCACACGTGCTCGTCTGTTGGGTGCGAGCCTAAGTGGAGCTTGTACGATCAAGTCAACAGTCAATGCCAGAGCCACTTTGGGAAAAAGTCAACAAAAGATCTCGCTTACGTTCATTACAACTTACGGCTCAGAGAGAAACAGCTGAAGCAACGGCTACAGCATGAAGATGGACCACCAGCGAGTCTTAACTATGCTTTGCTGGATCGGTTGCTCCCAGACTGGCTGGTGACCTCCGAAAATGACGAG GAGGAGACTTTGCAAGGCGAAGAGGGACGAGAGAACGATGATCATGACGACGATGACGAAGAAGAGGCCGAGGAGGAGAACTGTTACATGGATTCTGGTAACGTTGATGGTCACGGTGAAGACAATCTTGATctttatgatgatgatcttaGCGAGGATGATTATTAG
- the LOC104748268 gene encoding 50S ribosomal protein L3-2, chloroplastic-like, with amino-acid sequence MTNPINKSLIKERKKKSWFSNVIGFMKIMFIGCGQKKPKHLSKSVVGHFRAQDVPLKRKLREFPVTEDALLPVGTSLGVRHFVPGQYVDVTGISRGKGFEGWMKRCGFSGMPATHGASLSHRSGGSTGQRDAPAKVFKGRKMPGRMGADQRTVKNVWLYKIDPARNLIWVRGQVPGAEGNFVFIRDAWYKKPDISKLPFPT; translated from the exons ATGACAAACCCCATCAATAAGTCATTGatcaaagagaggaagaaaaaatcaTGGTTTAGTAATGTGATTGGGTTTATGAAGATAATGTTT ATTGGATGTGGGCAAAAGAAACCGAAGCATTTGTCCAAGTCTGTGGTGGGGCATTTCAGAGCACAAGATGTGCCATTAAAGAGGAAGTTGAGGGAGTTTCCTGTGACTGAAGACGCTCTTCTTCCTGTTGGTACTTCACTCGGAGTCCGTCATTTTGTTCCGGGACAGTACGTTGATGTCACTGGGATCAGTCGAGGGAAAGGTTTTGAG GGTTGGATGAAAAGATGTGGTTTCAGCGGAATGCCTGCAACACATGGTGCTTCATTGTCCCATCGAAGTGGTGGTTCCACAGGGCAAAGAGATGCTCCTGCAAAG GTGTTCAAGGGGAGAAAGATGCCTGGGAGAATGGGTGCAGATCAGAGGACCGTAAAGAATGTTTGGCTTTACAAGATCGATCCTGCGAGGAACCTCATCTGGGTGAGGGGACAA GTTCCTGGCGCAGAAGGAAACTTTGTGTTCATAAGAGATGCTTGGTACAAGAAACCAGACATCTCAAAGCTTCCATTTCCAACTTag
- the LOC104746093 gene encoding 50S ribosomal protein L3-2, chloroplastic: MAAVPRGLISRFNQFLSIRSVTSSSPSESLPHCSFFLLRRFSSDAGLVDGAGSDIIGDPTRIIEAKQGEMSKSSKRTGIIAVKCGMTALWNKWGARVPISILWVDDNIVSQVKTVEKEGIFALQIGCGQKKPKHLSKSVVGHFRAQGVPLKRKLREFPVTEDALLPVGTSLGVRHFVPGQYVDVTGITRGKGFQGVMKRHGFSGMPDSHGASLSHRSGGSTGQRDAPGKVFKGRKMAGRMGADQRTVKNVWVYKIDPARNLIYVRGQVPGAEGNFVFLRDAWYKKPDISTLPFPTYLAPEDEDPSELEPIVADLGELDPYLLAE, translated from the exons ATGGCGGCCGTACCGAGAGGCCTCATTTCTCGATTCAATCAGTTTCTATCAATCCGGTCTGTGACTTCTTCTTCGCCCTCTGAATCTCTACCTCATTGTAGCTTCTTTCTCCTCCGACGATTCAGCTCCGATGCTGGGTTGGTCGACGGTGCTGGATCTGATATTATTGGGGATCCGACCCGAATCATCGAGGCGAAACAAGGTGAGATGTCTAAAAGCTCTAAAAGGACTGGGATCATCGCTGTTAAGTGTGGGATGACTGCGCTCTGGAACAAATGGGGAGCTAGGGTTCCGATTTCTATTCTTTGGGTTGATGATAACATTGTCTCTCAGGTTAAAACTGTTGAAAAAGAAGGCATTTTTGCGTTACAG ATTGGATGTGGACAAAAGAAACCGAAGCATTTGTCCAAGTCTGTGGTGGGGCATTTCAGAGCACAAGGTGTGCCGTTAAAGAGGAAGTTGAGGGAGTTTCCTGTGACTGAAGACGCTCTTCTTCCTGTTGGTACTTCACTCGGTGTCCGCCATTTTGTTCCGGGACAATACGTTGATGTCACTGGGATCACTCGAGGGAAAGGTTTTCAG GGTGTCATGAAAAGACATGGTTTCAGCGGAATGCCTGATTCACATGGTGCTTCATTGTCCCATCGAAGCGGTGGTTCCACAGGGCAAAGAGATGCTCCTGGAAAG GTGTTCAAGGGGAGAAAGATGGCTGGGAGAATGGGTGCAGATCAGAGGACAGTAAAAAACGTTTGGGTTTACAAGATCGATCCTGCGAGGAACCTCATCTACGTGAGAGGACAA GTTCCTGGCGCAGAAGGAAACTTTGTGTTCTTAAGAGATGCGTGGTACAAGAAACCAGACATCTCAACGCTTCCGTTTCCAACATACTTAGCTCCAGAAGACGAAGATCCATCAGAATTAGAACCAATTGTTGCTGATCTTGGAGAACTTGACCCATATTTGTTGGCTGAGTGA